One genomic region from Ptychodera flava strain L36383 chromosome 14, AS_Pfla_20210202, whole genome shotgun sequence encodes:
- the LOC139150569 gene encoding monocarboxylate transporter 2-like, with the protein MPESTRQESRRLNTVFKTSDYTPGVVYVYTHNPFRFGYALIVGPSLGIVALCIKRRYVLANSLVMVGSSTGGILLAPMFQFLINKYGWRDTLFIFAGMNLQTCICALFFKAPESPGNVSGVTGESSHQSEHDSDNKEEPRKLQAVVERLDLDLFIKHKQFTVFAIAILLGIGMGLFGSTPHWYADDLQLAPLQELSFLVSIFGICGIIGRLLPNLMRRRNSINAFGFIFILTGVTNIVSAFVEIYSLYAVYVGVLGVLNGVIATLMTQVPRDIVGPQKITAAIGLSNPFMAMGAFIGPITAGCIYDQTGDYDDAFYFYSACSLAAGLLVVVTDPFIKPLYRRPSLQDLETGSLSERKSPLRSDGTLQSSEYGSQEHNSKDTQT; encoded by the exons ATGCCCGAGAGCACTAGACAAGAGAGCAGGAGACTGAACACTGTCTTCAAAACTTCTGATTATACGCCAGGCGTTGTCTATGTGTACACTCATAATCCTTTCC GATTTGGTTACGCCCTCATTGTTGGTCCAAGCCTTGGTATTGTTGCTCTCTGCATTAAGAGAAGATACGTCCTCGCCAATTCGCTGGTTATGGTCGGTAGCAGCACTGGAGGGATCCTGCTTGCTCCTATGTTTCAATTTCTTATAAACAAGTATGGTTGGAGGGATACGTTGTTCATTTTCGCAGGGATGAATTTACAAACGTGCATCTGTGCTCTGTTTTTCAAAGCACCGGAGTCGCCAGGGAACGTTTCAGGAGTGACAGGAGAGAGTTCACATCAGAGTGAACACGATTCCGATAACAAGGAAGAACCAAGGAAATTACAAGCTGTGGTGGAACGACTAGACCTCGATCTGTTCATCAAGCACAAACAGTTTACTGTCTTTGCCATTGCGATTTTGTTAGGAATTGGGATGGGCCTATTTGGTTCAACACCTCACTGGTACGCCGATGATCTTCAACTTGCTCCATTACAAGAGTTATCctttctagtatcgatattCGGAATCTGTGGAATAATAGGTAGACTTCTTCCTAACTTGATGAGACGGAGAAACAGTATTAATGCctttggttttatttttatcCTTACCGGGGTGACAAATATTGTGAGTGCTTTTGTGGAGATTTATTCCTTGTATGCGGTTTACGTTGGAGTTCTTGGTGTCCTGAACGGTGTTATCGCAACCCTCATGACTCAGGTACCGAGAGATATCGTTGGCCCACAGAAAATTACTGCAGCAATTGGTTTATCGAATCCGTTTATGGCGATGGGTGCATTTATAGGCCCAATCACAGCAG GTTGTATATATGACCAAACTGGTGATTACGATGATGCGTTCTATTTCTACAGTGCATGTTCTTTGGCGGCAGGTCTTTTGGTAGTGGTGACCGACCCTTTCATAAAACCTCTTTATAGACGGCCAAGCCTCCAGGATTTGGAAACAGGGAGTCTATCTGAACGCAAGTCCCCTTTGAGAAGCGATGGAACTCTCCAAAGTTCTGAATATGGTAGCCAAGAACACAACAGCAAAGACACGCAGACATAA